The proteins below come from a single Phycisphaerae bacterium genomic window:
- a CDS encoding histidine phosphatase family protein, with product MTPTPSTELIIVRHGETEWNLDGRMQGHADSNLTPRGFRQAEAVAARLVQERIDAIHSSDLGRAIRMAEVLGRAKGVTVIPDARLRERNMGIFQGLTVEEMNRRFPVEYDRFASRQVDYVIPDGESMRQCHDRVITGLQSIADRYPGRRVVVVTHGGPLSAAFRHTMQLPINAPRRWSLFNASMNRFEVQGTRWRLLVWGDLTHMNGLASQDDF from the coding sequence GCACCGAATTGATCATCGTTCGCCACGGCGAGACCGAGTGGAACCTCGACGGCCGCATGCAGGGACACGCGGACAGCAACCTGACGCCGCGCGGCTTTCGTCAGGCCGAAGCGGTGGCGGCACGACTGGTGCAAGAGCGCATCGACGCGATTCACAGCAGCGACTTGGGCCGGGCGATCCGGATGGCGGAGGTATTGGGCAGGGCAAAGGGCGTGACGGTCATCCCCGATGCCCGTCTTCGCGAACGCAACATGGGCATTTTTCAGGGTTTGACCGTCGAAGAAATGAACCGGCGATTTCCGGTGGAATATGACCGTTTCGCCTCGCGTCAGGTCGATTATGTCATTCCTGACGGGGAAAGCATGCGACAATGTCACGATCGCGTGATCACAGGTCTGCAATCGATCGCCGACCGGTACCCGGGCCGCAGAGTGGTGGTGGTGACCCATGGCGGCCCGCTCAGCGCCGCCTTTCGCCACACGATGCAGTTGCCGATCAATGCCCCGCGGCGATGGAGCCTGTTCAACGCGAGCATGAATCGGTTTGAGGTCCAGGGAACGCGGTGGCGACTCCTGGTATGGGGCGATCTGACGCACATGAACGGGCTTGCAAGCCAGGATGACTTTTAG